Sequence from the Panicum virgatum strain AP13 chromosome 5N, P.virgatum_v5, whole genome shotgun sequence genome:
TGCATTCAATCAGAGTTCAATTTCGAGCCGAACACAGAAGAAAGATTGCAAGATGCAAGGAGTATCAGGCTCCTACGATTCATTCGTGATGAGGTGCCCCAGTACCAGCAGGTGAGCTCCAGCTCTGGAATCTCAGAAACAATAAAGGAATGGGGAATAGGATCTCACCACAAAAGAAGCAAGATGACCTGCGGGACAGGCCGGAGCTGCGTGCAGCAACATGAAGTATgaggcaaaaagaaaaaaaagtgcgAGGGAAGCTGAATCAGCTGCGGATTTGGAGAGGGGTGTAGGAACGGCGACGAACTGAGCAGGGAATGAACTAACCTGAGAAGAAGAGGGCGTGGGGCTGTAGGTCGGCCATGGCGGCAGGGAAATCTCGACTTCGGCGCGGCATAGGAGCCGCACCCACCCCGCCCTGTGCTGGCGGCCTCcggccccggccgcggccggtcGACCCCGTCGGCCTGACCCCCCTCCAACGACGCCGAGGCTTCTCCCCAACCCCTCCACAGCTTCCGCGCGTGAGGAACGAAAACGAAAAACGTGGGGAGCGCACCTGCAGGAGGGTGGTTGCGGTCTTCTCGGACGGCCGGTGCACGTCACCGGCGTTCCCGCCACCCGCGCCTCTGCCTGGATGTCGCCTCCgtccatcttgctgacgcctcgacagcaccgccaccgccgacgccgcctctTCAACACCAGCGTTTGGATCCGCCTGTCATAGCCCAGGATGCGCCATCGACATGAAGAAAGCGCCAGCACATTAGGCTTAGAGAGTTACGTTTTCAGTTTGTGATATCACACTGTCATGTGGGCCTTGAGCCATGGAGGAGTGCGGCTATAAGCCTTGTACGAGACGAACTCGAGATTAAGAACTCAAAAAATACGAAATGAACTCTCGGAAGAGGAAGCTGTCCTCGTTCCGTTCCCGAGATCTGTTCTTGCTGTGAATTTCTCACGCCTCGTTCGATCGTTGGCAACGGGggttacagtggtatcagattCAGGCTATCCCGGCGCGATTCCGCTTGATTCGTCGCCTTATCCCCCAGTCCGGTCCGCCGCCACGGCGACTGCGACTCGCTCCGCCGTGAATCACTCCGGTTCCGGCGTCCTCGCCCCGTCCACCGACTCCCAGTCGGCGACGGCCACCGCCACGCGACGGTTAGCTGCTCCAGCGCCGTCGGCCACAGATCCCGTTACAAGCGCCGCTTAGGGTTAGTTGGGGATTCGGGATTTTTGTGTTGTGGTGTTCTTCGTCTGGATTCACCGCATCTTCCTTCCGCGGCCAAGTTTTTCGACGAATTCCACCACGGCGCCTCCAAAGCCCTCCGCGCAGACCCAATTCATCCTCGATGCGATGGAGTCCTTCTCTCAGCGCGAGGATTCTCACTGGGATCAGATGACGGAGAGCATCGACTTGTTGTTCTCTCGTGTCGGCAACATCGAGCGAGTCCAATCCCAGATGTCTGCGCAGATCGACTTGAGTGCTCAAATCATGGATCAGGTGTTGCGGGATCAGATTACCCTGGCCAAGCAGTTGGAGACTACAGGTCAGACTGTTTCGCGTCTCACCCAGCGATTCCCTACCACCGATTCTGGTCCAACTCGTCCTCCGTTTCAGTCATCCATGAATGCATCTGGTTCTGGTGAGCCGCCTTTTCCCCACTCTTCCTCGGGTTACCATGGATCTGGTCGTGATTCATCTGCATTACCTCGTCATTCTGTTCCTAAAATGGCTTTTCCACGATTTACTGGTGAAAATCCTAGAATCTGGAAGGATAAATGTCTTGATTATTTTCACATCTTTAACATACCGGAGTCTATGTGGGTTACATCTGCATCCATGAACATGGATGACAACGCTGCCAAGTGGTTGCAAGTGTATAAACTGAAACATGGTTTGGGGACTTGGTCGGAATTCATGTCTGCTGTGGAAGATCAGTTTGGGTCTTATGCTTATCGTGATTCTATCACCGATCTCATTGCATTAGAACAGGATGGTTCTCTGGATGATTATGTTGCTGCATTCACTGATTTGCAGTATCAGGTGTCTATGCATAACACAGGTTTAGATGAGATTTTCTTTGTGACCCAGTTTATCAAAGGGTTGAAGTCTGACTTGAGTGCTGGAGTTCAGTCTCAAGTTCCTAAAACCATCAAGAAAGCTGTTATGTTGGCCAAAATCCAACACCAATTATGGGAGGACAAGAGATTCAGACAGTCCAAATTTCCCacttcctcgaagtcttctctGTCTGCTACTAAGTCTGATACTCGCTCGACATCTTCTTCTATCATCCCACTCTGGAGAGAACGACAGTTGCGTGATTACCGCAAGTCTAATGGTCTTTGCATGTATTGTGGTGATAAATATGACAAAGCTCATGCTGCATCTTGTACTAAACGACCGCAGCCTCAGGTTCATGCCTTGATGATCAATGATTTGGACCAGACATTGACTGAAGACGTGTTGACCCAGCTAGCAGTAGAGGATTCCTTGCAGGAGGAGTTTGAGCAATTGTCTCTGAATGCACTTGCAGGAACTGCTCATGGAGAGGTGCTTACTCTTCGAGCACTGGTCCACAACAAAGTGATGCTCATTCTCATTGATAGTGGCAGCTCTCACAGTTTCATTAATACTTCTTTTGTTGATTTGGTTGGACTACACACTGTTCCATCACCACCCAAGGCAGTCAAATTGGCTAATGGTCAAATTTTGTATACTGACAAGACAGTTCCATCACTGGAATGGTGGTGCCAGGGCCATACTCTTTGTACAAGAATGCAAGTGTTAGATTTAGGAGCATATGATGCAATTTTAGGCTATGATTGGCTGCAACAGAATAGTCCCATGACTTGTGATTGGGTTAATCATGTACTGGAATTCTCTAATCAGGGCCACCCCATCAAACTTCAAGGTACTATACCAGCACCAATGACACTATCTGCAATTTCAGCTGAAAGTTTTGTCAAATGGCAACAAGGTAATGATGTTTGGGCCTTAGCAGTCATTCAGATGGGTGACCCACCCTCCTCCTCTACTCCAGCACCTGAAATTGCTACTCTATTAGAAGAATTTGCTGATGTGTTTGCCAAACCTGATAAACTTCCACCTCAGAGAACCTATGATCATTCTATACCCTTGTTTCCTGGTGCTATTCCAGTAAATTCTAGACCCTACAGATACTCTCCACTCATAAGGATGAGATTGAGAGGCAAATCAAAGAATTGCTTACTGCTGGATTAATCAGCCATAGTACTAGCCCTTTTGCATCCCCAGTCTTATTAGTCcagaagaaagatggaagctGGAGATTTGTGTGGATTATAGAAAGTTGAATGACTTAACTATCAAAAACAGATTTCCATTGCCTATCATTGAAGAAATTCTAGATGAACTATTTGGCTCCAAGTTCTTTACTAAGTTGGATATGACCTCTGGTTACCATCAGATACGCATGCTGCCTGTAGATGAACATAAGACAGCTTTCAAAACACATCATGGCCATTTTCAGTTCAGAGTAATgccttttggtcttaccaacgcacCTGGACTGGGTGGGTACTCTTGACGTTTTAAGTTATAGGTCGTTTTAACTTTTTTAGATACAGAGTTTTTCCTATGTATCTAAATATACtgtatatctaggtgcatgTATAACATTATAGTTGCATAGCAAATGCTATGTATCTAAACGcatggtatatatatatataatgttgcATGCATGCAGAAGAATGCGACGCTTGGAGGAGCCGTGACGGGAGCCTTGGTCTCTGCCGTGAACAACCACCAGCGGGACAAGGTGGTGGAGAACGCCATCACCGGAGGAGCCATCGCAGCCGCCGCGGAGTTGCTTACCCACCTCAGCTCATGATCATCCATCCGATCCGATCGGATCCCTAGCATATATAACACGCCATGCATGCATCCAAAGACCGCAAGAGATGTATCCATCCATCATTTTTCATCCGCTCATTCTGTTTGTTAATTTCAGTCTCTACATACATAATATGGACATGAATAAAATCTTCTTTTTCGTTTCCTCATCATGGCATTATAGCTAAGCCATTAACCAACTTGCTCAAGAAAAAGCAGTTTCAATGGAGCTCTGAAGCAACTGCAGCCTTTGAAGCATTGAAGCAGGCTATGTCTCACACCCCAGTACTAGCCCTCCCTAACTTCTCTATCCCCTTCATTGTGGAGACTGATGCTTGTACTACTGGGGTGGGTGCAGTTTTGATGCAAGAGGATAAACCCATAGCATTTCTGAGTAAAGCTCTTGGCCCCACACACCAACACCTGTCCATTTATGAGAAGGAGTTTCTTGCCTTGATTATGGCAATTGAGAAATGGAGACCTTACCTCCAAAGACAAGAATTCATCATACGTACTGACCATAAAACCGGCCCTGCAGCTTCCTCCACGCGCTGCTCCACTGCAAGTCTATGTCCGTGCTTGTTCAACTGATCTCCACAAGCAGAAATCAACCACCCCCCGCTTGGTTTGGCTCCATGTTCCGTCACATTTCTCAGCCATAGGCAGTGAGTTATATGTCATGGAGCAATATCATGACAACAAATTGGTTGGTGATTGGTCTGTATTTGAGCAAGCTTACGAGTGTTTTGGCAAGGGACTCGATCGAGAACTGATGTACTTGTGCGTACCCCAACAGTTTGTCGCTATGCATCATTTCCAAACTTTCTCCTTTATGGAGGAATTTCAAAACTATTCTAAAATGTAAGAAAATAagagttttcctttgctgatttTATTGGCTCTCTAGATATTGAGGAAAAGATGAGGGCAAAAAGATGCATGTGATTGTTGTTTTACCAGTTTGTGTGCACATGAGGCATTAACAACCTATTACGTCACTATGGTCTATTAGATGTGTCGGTGGATTATATTTGGTCTTTTTACAGACTTTTGGCCTAGTGGGTGAGGTatagctctttttttttcccattCCGTGGTCACCCAAGGAGTTTGTGAGG
This genomic interval carries:
- the LOC120673152 gene encoding uncharacterized protein LOC120673152 isoform X1 — encoded protein: MDGGDIQAEARVAGTPVTCTGRPRRPQPPSCRCAPHVFRFRSSRAEAVEGLGRSLGVVGGGSGRRGRPAAAGAGGRQHRAGWVRLLCRAEVEISLPPWPTYSPTPSSSQVELLVLRQPINNLLSDSYSLPHLGILQFNNYASGGFVQIASCIFGGIVCKIPLAAWLRLKQVVMGVL